The stretch of DNA AAGCTCTTTATTTTTTAATAAGAAAAACCTATAAAACTATATACTAATATAATGTTAGGTTATATGGTAATCCATGACTTATATTGTATATTTGTACCCTATTTAGAAGCTGTCTTAATAAAATTACTGTTAATACATTTCTAAATTTAACCAAAGAATGATATGATAAAAGTTTCTGAAACGGCTAAAAAGAAAGTTATTGAATTAATGACTGATGACGGCTATAATCCTTCAACAGACTACGTACGTGTAGGAGTTAAAAGTGGTGGTTGTTCTGGGCTGTCTTATGATTTAAAATTTGACAAAGAAAGTAAAGAAGATGATAAGGTCTTTGAAGATAATAATGTAAAGATTATCGTAGATAAAAAAAGCTTTTTATACCTAATTGGAACAAC from Flavivirga spongiicola encodes:
- a CDS encoding HesB/IscA family protein, yielding MIKVSETAKKKVIELMTDDGYNPSTDYVRVGVKSGGCSGLSYDLKFDKESKEDDKVFEDNNVKIIVDKKSFLYLIGTTLEYSGGLNGTGFVFNNPNANRTCGCGESFSL